Below is a window of Arthrobacter sp. SLBN-112 DNA.
GGCCTGCAAAAACGCAGCGGCGGCAGTATCTCGCTGCTGGACCAGGATCCGGCGACGGCCGGCGCCGGCCTGCGCGCCCGCGTTGGTGTCATGCTCCAGGACGGCGGCCTCCCGCCGTCGGCAAGGCCCCTGCCGCTGCTGCGCCATATCGCCGGCCTCTATGCCAACCCCTGGCCGCTTGAGGACCTGGTGGGCCGGCTGGGCATCGATACCTTCAGCCGGACCAGCGTCCGCAGGCTGTCCGGTGGCCAGAAACAGCGGCTGGCCCTTGCCGCCGCCCTGATCGGCCGGCCCGAAGTACTGTTCCTTGACGAGCCCAGCGCCGGCCTGGACCCCCAGTCCCGGCAGCTGGTGTTTGACCTGATTGCCGAACTCCGCGACGGCGAAATGGGCATCATCCTGACAACGCACCTGATGGACGACGCCCAGCGGCTTGCCGACTACGTCTACATCATCGACGGCGGCCGCAACGTGGCCGAGGGTACGGTCCAGGAACTGCTGCAGCGCAGCCCGGTGGCGGACCAGGGCGCCGAGCACATCCGGACGCTGGTGTTCGAGGCCCCCGCCGGCCTGGACGTGGCCGCCGTCCTGCCGGCCGGCGTCGACGTCTCCGAAGCCCGCGCCGGCAGTTACACCGTAACCGGAGCCCTGACGCCGCGCCATCTTGCCGCCTTGGCGCAGTGGTGGGAAGCCAAGGGCATCATGCCGGCATCGATGAGCCTTCAGGCGCGTAGCCTTGAAGACGTCTTTTTGGACATTTCGGGAAAGGACATCCGATGAGCGCCGCGGCATTGCAGGACCAGCAGCAGCCCGCTCCCCTGCTGCGCCGCGTCCTGCTGCAGGGCAAGTACGAGGCACTGACGATGCTCCGGAACGGCGAGCAGTTGATCCTGGCCGTGGTGCTTCCGCTGCTGGCCCTGGTCGGCCTGACAGTGACCCCTTTTCTTGACGGGATGGGCTCCAGCCGCGTCAACGTCGCGGTTCCCGGCATCCTTGCCCTCTGTGCCATGTCCACCGCATTCACCGGCCAGGGCATCGCCACCGGGTTCGACCGCCGGTACGGGGTGCTGCGGTTCCTGTCCACCACGCCGCTGGGCCGCGGCGGCCTGATCGCCGGGAAGGTCC
It encodes the following:
- a CDS encoding ABC transporter ATP-binding protein, giving the protein MRSPNSPVLSIHGLIKDVGPLSSLDGKMLRVVSGVSLIAERGEVTALLGANGAGKTTTLECAQGLQKRSGGSISLLDQDPATAGAGLRARVGVMLQDGGLPPSARPLPLLRHIAGLYANPWPLEDLVGRLGIDTFSRTSVRRLSGGQKQRLALAAALIGRPEVLFLDEPSAGLDPQSRQLVFDLIAELRDGEMGIILTTHLMDDAQRLADYVYIIDGGRNVAEGTVQELLQRSPVADQGAEHIRTLVFEAPAGLDVAAVLPAGVDVSEARAGSYTVTGALTPRHLAALAQWWEAKGIMPASMSLQARSLEDVFLDISGKDIR